The window TTTGAACCGCTAATTTTTTTCCTCCCAATTTTTCTTATATCCTGACCGGTAAACCATTTTACAACTAGATAACCATTAGGGATAGAAGCAAATAAGTAAGAAAATAAAAGCCACAAAATTGCTAAAAGCATATGTTTAAATTAGTTTATTTTATCATAAATTATATCTTGCCTCCAATTCTCACATTATTCTTTTGAAGTTTTGTTTTCTTTTCTCTTGCTAAAAATAAAAATATATAAAATTTCTAATATCCCAAGGGTATTTAAAATCAATAATGTTATAAACCATGCCTTATCTTCTTTCCTTGCAGACTTCCATAGAGCAACTCCTTTCCATGGTAATGTCCATAAAATTGAAATTATTACTAAGAAACTAACCCATACTGGCATTGTATCGTAATACATGTTTTAATTTTTAAATTATTATTTATTTTTTGACCTTTTACGAAAAGGCATTATTCCTCTTTTGGCAACTTCTCCTTTAAGCCGTGGCGGTTTTCGAATTGGAGTTTGCGGCCTTTTATTAAAACCACTTCTTCCTTTAGATACCATATTTTTATTTAAATTTAAACTAAACGACCTTTTTGCATTATAACAAAATAAAAAATTAAATAAAATTCATAAGAAATATTGTATTTTCATTTAGAAATGATATACTAAATAAGTTCCTGTAAGCATCTTCAGCGCAAATTTTATTGTGTGGGGGGTGCGGGCACGGTCGAACAGGATAAAGCAGTTAAAACTGCGCCCGTAATTTGAAAAAATATGGCAAAGAAACTTTTCGTAGGAAACATCCCCTACAGTTCAAGCGAAGACGACTTGAAGAAAATGTTCAGTGAAGCAGGTACAGTTGAATCCGTTGCTATTATTACAGACAGGCATTCTGGAAGAAGCAAGGGTTTTGGATTTGTTGAAATGGCAACAGACGAAGAAGCTAAAAAAGCTGTTGATACGATAAATGGCAAAGAAGTGGAAGGCAGAGCTTTAGTTGTTAATGAAGCAAGGCCAATGAAACCACGAGGAGAAGGATTTGACAGCAACAGAGAAGAATAAAAAAATCTAAAAGTCAAAAAAAACAGGCCCCCTCTGGGCCTGTTTTCTTATTTATAAGTATTAATTCTTTACATCTCCTAAGTGACCATAACCTCTTTTTACTTTCTTTCTTGTTTTCTTTCGCATATCCGCACAAATTGATTTTCTAATATTTGTATTATCTTTAAATCTGCCTTTTTTATCTCTCTCTACATAACGGCATTTGCCTTTCACTTTTATTCTTTGTCTTTTTGGCATTTTAAAATTTATTTTTATTCTGGCCTTTTTTATATTATTACTCTTGTGAAAATTTAGTCAAATAATTTTAGAAAGTTATTCAACAAAAAAGGGCGATTTTTTCGCCCTTTTTTTTGAGTTAATTCTAAAGAATTATTTCTCGTAAACCAACTATTCTGTAGTTGTTGGAGTCGACGGAGTATCTGTAGATGATTCACCCTTATTTAATTCTTGAATTTCCTCAAGTGTCATATCTATCCTATAAATCTCCCAATATCCATTTTTTTTCCTCATTACAAATTTAACTGATTTCCCCGATTCATCTTTTATCGCAACTTTAGCATCATTGCCACTCTTTTCCACTTTTGTATTGAGAAAAAGACTAAATAGCCCCATTCCATAATCCTGAACAATCGGAAGGTTGCCTTGTTCTATTTGATTTTCCATCTCTTTGTTTTGGGATTTCTTTAATTGATCTATAATCGCTTCTTGTTGTTGTATGGCTTCTTCTGCTTGTTCTTCTCCGTATTGTTTCACTAATTCCTCTCGAATTTCCGCAATGTACTTATCAAATAAATCATCGATGATTGAATCTGCATTGAAATATTTACTGAAACTTTTGTAATCTTTTGCTTTTGCAGCTTCTCGCATCATATAAAGAGAATATTGAGGAGTACTTTTTGCATAAAACCACGCACCACCAACAGCAAGTAAAATTACACCCAAAATCACCAACAAAACTATCCACCATTTTCCTCCTTTAGATTTTTTTGGTTTGTCTGGCATAACTGGCTGATCTTTTGATGGTCCCTGAGGTGGTGTTGCTTCGGGCGAAGTCTGAGGATTTTGAGATTGGGTTGGCTGACCCATTGGTTGTTCTTCGTCTTGCATATTATATATTTTCTATTAAATCACCGACCTTTAAATAATTCTTTAATTATCTCTCTTTTGCTAATTTAAGTCAATTTTTCTTTTTCTATCTCAAGCAATCTATTGTACTTGGCAACTCGCTCGCCCCTTGCAGGAGCTCCTGTTTTAATTCCCCAGGCTCCGCAGGCAACAGAAAGATCAGAAATAAAACTATCATTTGTTTCTCCGCTTCTATGAGAAATAATAACGTCGATGTTATTTTCTGTGGCAAGATTAATTGCTTTTATAGTTTCTGTAAGTGTTCCTATCTGATTTGGTTTTATAATCACGCCAGAAATTGAATCTTCCTTAATCGCTTCTTTTAAACGATTAACATTGGTAACTGTAAGATCGTCCCCAACAACAAGACATCCCTTAATCTTTGCTTTAAGATTTTTAAAAGATTCAAAATCATCTTCATAAAAAGGATCTTCTAGATAATTAATTTTATATTTTTCAGAAAGATTTAAATAAAAGTCTTCTATTTTCTCTTTCGAAAAATTTTTATTATCTAATTCGTAATTTTCTCCGTTAAATAATTGGGAAGCTGCAACATCAAGACCAATACTTACATTACTTTCAACTTTTCCTCTTTCTATTATCTCTTTTAAAATTTTTAATGGTTCTTCAGAGTTCTCAAACTCTTTAACGTAACCTCCTTCATCTCCTATATTTGTTTTAAGAGTCTCACCTAATCTTCTGTAAATCTCGCTTCCTAGAAAAACTCCTTCGTTAAATGTCTCCGTTTTTAATATAATTAAATATTCCTGAATTTCAGGACCTCCAAAACTATGAATTCCTCCATTAATCAAGTTCATAAGAAGTCTTGGTTTTTCT is drawn from Candidatus Paceibacterota bacterium and contains these coding sequences:
- a CDS encoding DUF5652 family protein — its product is MYYDTMPVWVSFLVIISILWTLPWKGVALWKSARKEDKAWFITLLILNTLGILEILYIFIFSKRKENKTSKE
- a CDS encoding RNA-binding protein, translated to MAKKLFVGNIPYSSSEDDLKKMFSEAGTVESVAIITDRHSGRSKGFGFVEMATDEEAKKAVDTINGKEVEGRALVVNEARPMKPRGEGFDSNREE
- the eno gene encoding phosphopyruvate hydratase (catalyzes the formation of phosphoenolpyruvate from 2-phospho-D-glycerate in glycolysis), coding for MEKIRAVSAIKILNSRSEETIKVEVKSENFKASFSVPQGKSKGKYEAISLSTDNAIKSISKLIVPKILGKEVNFQDIDKTLLESEGTLQKKVFGANAILGVSIALAKIQAKIEKKPLYKFLSQFLRKKGEKPRLLMNLINGGIHSFGGPEIQEYLIILKTETFNEGVFLGSEIYRRLGETLKTNIGDEGGYVKEFENSEEPLKILKEIIERGKVESNVSIGLDVAASQLFNGENYELDNKNFSKEKIEDFYLNLSEKYKINYLEDPFYEDDFESFKNLKAKIKGCLVVGDDLTVTNVNRLKEAIKEDSISGVIIKPNQIGTLTETIKAINLATENNIDVIISHRSGETNDSFISDLSVACGAWGIKTGAPARGERVAKYNRLLEIEKEKLT